ATTTGATGAAAGAAATTGCTTCTTACGAAATTGTGAAGAATGAAATTGTGAACTATGTGACCCGCGGTGAATTCAAGGGGAAAACGTATGATGAGTGAGTGGAACTAATTCAAAAACTCCGCTTATTGTTGTTTCAAGGGCCACTGTTGTTATATttgtgaataatttaatttaaagtatttatctatctatacctATGTACTTGCATCAGCGGCGTTTTTCTATTGGTTATTATATCGAAGATACATAATATGTTATggtttaaccaacttcaaaaaaggaggaggttcttaaTAAGATTGTATTCTTCTCATCTTTCATACTTCAGAATTCCCTCatttatgaactgatttagtAAAATCTTGATTTTACCTATCTTGAATCTTCTTaacaaaaaatgtttgtaaagaTACCTTATGCTTGATTTTACATATAAATTTGAAGCAAAAGTACCACCCCTTTGGAAGTTCtttgatgtattttttaactGTTAAATACACTTCTGGTTAATCTTGGCGATAGACGGTACATATTTAATACTATCTTTATAATGTTACTACCTACTCCACTACAACACTAGaataactattataatataCGCATTTTTTTAGACTTGCAAAATTTGTCGATAATTTTGGCGCTCGGCTTTCGGGTACAGCAATTTTGGAACAGTCCATTGACTACATGATACAACTCACTCGTGATGAAGACTTGAATGACATCGTAACGGAGGAGTTGGAGGTAAATTACATATTCGTAAGAGGATATTAATGGATTAAATCTTGTAATTCCCTGCGTAAACGCATAACCTACGTAGTTTTCCATCATTTGTCGAAATTTAATATGCCATCTAAAACAGTATCTTTTAagaattgacaaaaaaaatatcaagtttaGTGCTTTACAAAATCTAGTAAAAGCAcagttctatatattttatggtaaGTTTTGgcatgataaataaaattatggaaaTCAAAATGATCTGACCCTACATAACATAAACTCTAGCAATACCTACTAAAGCACATGTAATTTACAGGTTCCGCACTGGACTCGAGGAGAAGAGAAAATAACGATGTTAGAACCGAGAGTTAAAGATATCGCGTTGTTGGGGTTGGGACGAAGCGTTAGTACACCGCCAGAAGGCATAACCGCTAATGTCATTGTCTTTAACGATTTTGAAGAACTAGAAAATGCCGAAGAAGATGAAGTTAAAGGcaaaattgttttgtttgatcCGGAATTCACAACGTACGGTGAAACCGTTGTGTACAGGACTCAAAGTGCTTCTAAATCAGCTGCGAAAGGAGCTGTAGCGTCACTGGTACGCTCTATTACTCCATTTTCTATAAATTCTCCCCACACTGGGTCTCAAAATTATGAAGATGGAGTAAATAAAATTCCGACAGCGGCTATCTCCCTTGAAGATGCAGATTTAATAAGAAGATTAGTTGATCGAGACATAAATGTAAAACTGAACATTACGATGCATTCTACTTTTGACACCAAGACGTCTAGAAACACAATTATAGATCTGAAGGGAACCAGATTTCCGGACAAGTTAGTCATAGTTTCGGGACATATCGATAGCTGGGACGTTGGTCAAGGTGCCATGGATGACGGTGGTGGATTATTTGTTAGTTGGGCGGCTCCTGTCATTCTCAAAAGACTAAATTTAAGGCCAAAGAGAACGGTAAGATCTATTTTCTGGACAGCTGAAGAGCTGGGTTTAGTTGGAGCTTATGATTACGAAAAACAGCATCGGAACGAAAGTGACAATATAAATTTCATCATGGAATCTGATGAAGGTACATTTGCTCCTCGTGGTTTGGCAGTGGCAGGCAGTCAGAAGGCCAGATGTATTATCGGAGAAATTCTTAAACTTTTTGAATCTATCAACGCTTCCACACTAGTTGAAGATGACAGTCCTGGTTCAGACATCGCGGTAATCATTCGAAATGGCATACCAGGGGCAAGCCTTCATAATGCAAATGAGAAATATTTTTGGTTCCATCATACCGAAGGAGACACTATGAATGTTGAAAACCCAGAAGAATTAGATTTGTGTGCTGCCTTTTGGACTGCAGTAGCGTACATTATTGCGGACATATCAGAAGACATCCCGCGTTAAATGTAATGTTAAAATAGACTTGttaatatatatacattttgACTTTTAACTTATGtttcgtaatatttttatccctaaaaagagggaaaataaatgatttcctTTTGGAATCTAATTTGATTATGAAGGTAATCATCCGTTTACCCTTTTAAGatctattaggtacttaccgatGGGTCATATTTTCAGAGATTTGATCCCCAAGGGTATAATGTACTTAGATATACTCTTTATAGCCAgcagaaaatattcctttataTGACACCCGAAAACCGGAAAATTTTCTGTAGCTCAGCGATCACCTTTCGATAAAGGCCTTAAATTTTGTTATCGCTTACTGCTTTTACGATAATAAGAATAGTTTTCGATAAAAGGGAAATTTATAATACGTTTCTATTTTTAGATAGCAAAATTCATCAAGAAATTGTTCGATAATATCTAGGTACCTAATGTTAAAAGTTTTGAAAGACTTgattttatttagattaatGTGTTATGTTGggcgctagtattatttcacgaaaaactttttcacgaacgactttatcacaaaaactttatcacgaaaaactttatcacgaatagactttaccactaaagactttttcacgaaaactttacaCCTAAACCTAAGagttttatttgatatatttcgTTTTCGTACTAtctatgtataaatatttactcaTGTAAATtggataaaatattgtataactAACTGTGCCCACGACTTTGTCCGCATGGACATAGATTTATCTCAGCCAGTTATTGTCCTGATCGCAGAAATCGGTACGTAACGTAAGTATTTAAAAGTTCCTTTACGAAAGAAAGGTGTcatcaatagtagattatacaacaacaagagcataaaacgagccattttacccaaaacGTTCATATAGCCGGTAAGGCGAGGGTGTATAGACGtcgagggaaaatgggtttaagtaatgctcgagttttaggtacactctgcttttcacttagctTGCATGGAAATGAAACAGCAACAGAGGAAAAATGGTTCACtttaatttttcatgcattattatataattatattttttaattttattgatttattttgattgatttgacggatttttagttttaaaaattcgtgattttcatgcactcatagtcaaaataagcacaggacttatcacgctaacacacacgagtaatatttacctcgacgtttcggcaacattacagtggccgtggtcacgagtagactgaagtgtggggtgtcaagtctgcctagcagcgcgagtccttcgaactacccgcacttgatcacaattTATGAAACCaacttgattaaaaaatattaaaaaaatatgcagaaacttttttgttttgtggctgttgacacctgattacctagtcttagacgaaaattttactttatgcactcgAGCAAAAAAAGGCATTTTATGTCGCcgagatccagcataaacacgaaatttaagagcatgagaagtgaaatagttatttgtgcaacaagagagaaaagttgttttttgttgcgtgTGTTGATTTTGAAACCTGAGTAAGTGAAGGattttataattgaatcacgagcgtagcgagtgattctaggttagaatcctaagaGCAGCAAGGGTTTCAAACATACAAGATGCAAGataactttggtctcgtgtgacacaacAAATTGTGTAATTTTTCACCACAGCAGcaagaacataatttaaattgtaacataagaataaaaccacatatatacctacctgtttacaaaacaaacacaattttttaaattaatccgattattaagaaacaaataataataatcacatttaaaacctttactcaaaaatgatacgtacagtcgcgattacatctttaataagtcaccagaaagttaagactGTCCACCATTGTTCAAAAGcggtaagtagagaggttttgaatcgGAACGAAAAATTGACCAGTAGgaacaatacaaatctcatactcataacatgcattgtaatttaaacTTAGAATTGTAAAAATGATATACTTagtttttaatactgcaaaaagcctcatctttgggtcattaaaaaggttgaacaataaacgtataatttattataaatgttattaaacctggTGTGTCACGTGTGTCGCTtaacacaagtaatatttacctcgacttTTCGTACagcatgcaggtggtaggaccttgtgcaaggtccgcccggattgctaccaccatcttgctcgatagtcctgccgtgaagcagcagtgcttgcactgttgtgtttcggcgtggagagtaagacagccggtgaaattactggcacttgaggtatcccatcttaggcctctaggttggcaacgcatctgcaatacccctggtgttgcagatgtttatgggcggtagtgatctcttaccatcaggagacccacttgctcgtttgccatccagtcgaataaaaaaaaacacattaccgtggccgtggtcacgagtttgaagtgtggggtgtcaactCTACCTAACAGTGCGAGTTCttcaaactacccgcacttggtcattttatttgtcaacccatcacaccgacacacaataCTACAACGTCTGATCGTTCTTCCGATTCATCCCGAAggcgacacttatttataccaGGATTCCatgaagatgaaagcttatatccatcgtcccggtaaaaaaatgtgcttttttatttcaaccgttTTACGCACcgttcttgagtagaaatgacatTACGTGGAAAGAATTTTGGGATtatgaagctcaatccagtggtttggtcctgactccaataaATGCTCTGCTATGGCCGActtgttcactttttttttatagatttctTCTGTCCAATGGGACCATTCTGCCAAACATGACTTGTTCATTTTCTAACAGTTGTAAtatgttccttgaccctctcggCTATTGGTGTTTTCGTCTTTACAAGAATATCCTGTTATGACATCCTGTTTGATTCGGCTTGTGATTACTGGATTAAATGTTATTCAAACATTTCCCTCGAGTGGTGGGTTTCATGTAGGCACTGCGTTATCGAGGAAATTATTCCAGCTTTAGGGAATTACTAGTCCCTAATCGAATAAAAATAGGTCGGTAAGCGAAATGTAAATtcgtcaaaataaaaatgaactcactcttttaatgttatttataaaaaagaacCGACGTTTCGTTTAGTCAATACATACAATGCGGAAGTGAAGCCCTTGAATTAAtgtaattaggtaggtatacaaaaaATCCTGTTTTCGGCCAAGCCTCAAAGCGGAAAATTTAGCTTTTATTGTCAAATTAacactagaaaaaaatattaggtacattacaACACAACCGGTTATTATTCTGTGGTACAGCTCACAGCTCTCAAAGATCCATTTTGGCAGCCGGttgcttttttgtttgtgttttttccTGGctttatttttgagatattaggGGAGAAGCGGGAATGGTACTTTTGCGTcgctaaataaaatataatgaggCGCTATCGGGATTCTCTCATCTTCGCGGTTCATCGGAGCAAAGGATGGGTCGTCGACTGGCTCTTGCCTTACGCTtacgctgcagggctactacgaaactcgaaacttgaagtttgtgtcgtgcggtccctctgacacttatactatttaatacgagagcgagagggaccgcacgacacgaacttcgagtttcgtagtagccctgctggaacgTTTTAACGCGGGCCGACATATTTTACTGTATCCGGTCATTTGGTTTAGAAAGTGAAAGGAAAAGTTAACGCTTCAGTCAAAATTTGTAGCTTGGAAATGAGAGAGCGTGTTCCCTAGGAAACTGACAGTAAGTTCAAGTACCTATATTCAATTTTGCTTAAGGCTACCCGTCCGAGAAATTGATTGGCTGGTAACCATAcctaattattacttattcttcCTTTCtcctttattattttcattgagAAAGGATTATTTATAGTTTACATGCTTCATGGACATTATAGGAGGTTAACGCATTTTGTTTAATTGGAGTGACAATTTGAGGTCCTCGTTACTTAGTAGGTAGTTACTCCACAAGAAATATTTCCCCTAGATATCAAAAGAAATAGATTGTATATTTATACCACTTATGTTTATGAAACCGGCAAACCGGCATTAAGTATAACTGACAGTTTCACGAGCCACGTACGTTACTATCGAAAATATGAGGAGGGATTGTCCGTGAAATGTATTCGGAACGCTGCGTAAATTCACCAGTAATCGAATTGGTGTCGCAGTTTGATCACCCACGCCCTTATTTACTTTGGAGTAAACGATACCAAAATATTTGCAAATTGAAATGAAAGTTAGAAAACGAATAACATCATACCTCGCACTGATATGAAACTTATAGGTATACAGACTGCTTTAGAAAAACAGCAATTTTTTGGCGGAATACAGGATAGAAGATGCGGTGTTGCCGGGAAGATAGTATGCGGTGTTGCCTTAAAATATGTAAAGCGATGTATGTGTGTACCTTTGCATATATCTTGACTAAGCATAATATTTAATGTTGTGGTGGCCATGCTCGTAATTAGACCGAGGCGAATCGGATCGTAGGGCGAATCGGATCAAGTTAAGGATTcttgtcaaattcaaatgattggCGTTAGTCACGGGCAGCCAATCAACGTTCCGCGTTGAGTTTGACCTTCACACACGCCGTGGCAGCAGCCACCATTAGGTAGACCGCGAATATTGGTCCAATGATGTTTCATGTCAAGTCACTCATTTTCGGTGTGCGCGAATTTACTGCCGATATAAAAACGTAGTTACAATATTTGCGTTAAAATCAAAGTAAGTCGGCTGAAGTtctatgtttataataaaatattcttaaaaatgttattttatattcGTAATTGACGTGATTGAACCTGTCTTTCAAAGAATATTGGCGttagataaaaatattgtaaacattATGATTTCAGGCTATTCGGATTACCCACAGGGGGCGAAGTGGATCACTACTTTGGAAACGgttttttttgaagtttaccttcactaataatattaattgtatGCATGTTTGGTTCGTACGTATATAAAAAAGGCACATTACAAAAATCTACTTCAGAAAACATGTCAGAAGCGGCTGACAAGGCTTTAAGCAAAGAGCTGACATTACTTTGGGCGGCCGAATAATGTGATTTGCTGTTCACATCTTTGCAATGAAGAGTAAGACTCTCCCACGTTTTAATAAAACGACGAGGTGGAAGTAGTATTTAGCGAAgaagaatttaaattaaattttgttggGTATTATTCTAGCGTTTATTCCGTATGATTTTTGTAGGCATTTTTTGAcgtggtagaagattctgttacaggttctaggttatctagtagaagtacaggacgtctagGATATAACCGAAAATGTTATCGAATTCTACAAcgtattcataaaaaaaattaccacaatAATGAGGCGGtttaaacgctcgaataatgaccgtGCTATAGAAGGGAAGTCAAAGATTACAAAAATACCGCTTTGGTTACTAATGGTAGTTAATCTTAATACTATGATATTGATTGATCCAAATAATAGTTGTGCACGTTTTAATGAaggaaaacaaatattttataaaggagtttttttttaatcaattttgcCTCCAAAAATGGGGCGAATCGGATATTTTTAGTGTTCTTCTATTTTAATtgtcaatattaaataaaaaagctgATATTTGATTTGACCTCTTGATTTTATAAATCGATAACCCTCGTGTCCAAGGTAATATTGTAAACATTGTAGCAGtttgaaaaattgtatttatatgaCATTAACCAAAAATTGATCCGTTTCGCCTCGGTCTACCCTAATGTTAATCACTCTGTGGAAATTGACCATCTAATTAAAAATGTGTCCACATATCTATTTCGGTTCAAAATATACATCCATTGGTCAAGCGAATGAGCAGGCGAAAGGATGGATTGGTAGTGGAGCTTTAACAATACAGTACCTTTGCGTGCCTAAAATATTGCAGGTTCTGAAAACACAAAAGATGGGCGGTTGAATTAATTAAAACCCCAGTTTAAAGTTTGCAAGGAAAATGTACAAGTAGTATTTCAGCGCAAGGTCGTAAAGGAAACGAGTTAGAAGTGATCAATTCGGCGCAGCCAAATTCGGCGCATTAAAATTTTtacgactttacttgcattccTAAACTGGGCTTAAGAATAACTCATCAAGCCCTAATCACTTCTTCTATCACAAATATGAATATACTTACCATTAAAAATGGTGTTTATTTGTGTTGAGTTTGAAATACGAGGAAATACAGTACGCAGTAGAAAATTGCGGTTATAACTAATTTTTTCAACCATATAGCGagagtttaaaattaaatatggttttcttaaaattttaaatcgatttttttttattattcgagtCTTCTACAAAATTATCTGAAAATTGAATTTCACAATGACTTGTGAGAAAAGACAAACCTAAATTAGGTTTCAAATTGCTGCGGCGGCAACCGCATAATGATCGTCATTATTTGTTGTCAGAATGGTGAAATTCGATTCTGCTACGTTATTGGTATTCATTAAGCCATTCGTTTTAGTTAGATATGGTAGTCGGTGGATTTAAGATAcgtttaataatcaatttaataaataattcatgttTTTGATTACAATTTAGTGACAAAAAATATGGACGAGTCCAGGTCGAACTCGCTTGACCCCGTTAACCTAATTCTTATAATTTATGGGTGAAGAAGTattgtctgtatttttttacctttgGGCTCAGTAGTTTTGGAGACAAGGATAGGGGGAGAATGTTAATTTGTTGCCTATTTTTTTAGATAAGTCGACTTTAGTCAACACAAGGTGTAAATATTGCTGACTTAATATGAATCGCTCGCTTCGACTGCAGTCTCCCGATGATGCTGAGTCACATAGGCAGCTTAATAGACAAATTTCGAAATCCTTGCGACACGATATTCGTACTTTTAATACTGCTCGTGTTAAGGATACGATAGAGCGGAATAAAGGCTCTAAAGTGTTCGCAAGAGATATGTCTATTGGGCAAAGCCAAATGACAAAGCTAAAGAGGGATGATGGCAGTGTAGCGTCGACTAAAGTGGAAGTGTTGAGGGAGATCGAGGAGTTCTATGGACGGCTCTACGAGTCGGTCACTAAGTCTGTTTCCAGTGCGGCGACTCTAGACCCAAGAGCCAAACTGACCCCACACTATACCGAGGATATCCCGGACATCAACCTGTACGAGATAAGGATGGCCctgaaacagcttaagaacaacaAGGCGCCGGGTGTGTACGGAATTACGTCAGAGCTTATGAAGGCGGGTGGATCACCGGCTCTTAAAGTCCTTCAGAGGCACTTTAATTCCGTCTTGCTTGAAGGCACAACGCCAGAAGCGTGGAACAGGAGCGTGGTAGTGTTGTTCTTCAAGAAGGGTGATAACACCCTATTGAGGAACTACAGGCccatctcgctgttgagccatgtttataagctgtTTTCCAGGGTCATTGTAAGTAAATCGTCTCAAACGCAGGCTTGATGACTTCCAGCCacccgaacaagccgggttccgaaAAGGTTATAGTACCGTGGACCAcatacatacgctgcggcaggtcatacagaagactgaagagtataacttgccgctatgtctagcgtttgtggactacgagaaagcctttgattcggtTGAAACGTGGGCGGTGCTAGAGTCTCTCGAACGATGccgtatcgactatcgatatatagaagtgttgaagtgtttgtacaaaaacgccactatgtcggtccgagtacaggaAGGGAGTTCGAAGGCGATtcccttgaaaagaggcgtaGGACAGGGAGATATCATATCTCcgaaactgtttactgccgctttggaagacgcctttaagcttctggaatggaaaggactaggcatcaatatcaacggcgaatacatcactcaccttcggtttgccgacgatatcgtggtcaTGGCAAATTCGATGGAGGAACTCAGCACGATGCTCgaaggcctcaatcgagtctcccaacgggtgggcctcaaaatgaacagggacaagacaaaggtcatgtcgaatgtccATGTGGTGCCTACCCCTGTTTTGGTTGAGAATctgttcttgaagttgttgacgcgtacGTATACCTAGGACAATCCAtccaattaggtaagtccaacttcgagaaggaggtcaatcgtcgaatccaactcggatgggcagcgtttgggaaactccgcaatgtcttttcgtcgaaaattcctcagtgccttaagacgtaTGACTTTAaacaatgtgtgttgccagtgatgacatatggatccgagacgtggtgctttactttaggccttataaataggctcagagttgctcagcgagctatggagagagctatgcttggggtttcagaaatgaggagatacgtagaagaacaagggtcaccgacatagccaagcgaatcagctcgttgaagtggcaatgggcgggccatatagcacggagaacggatggccgttggggccgaaaagttctcgagtggaggccgcggatcggcaagcgcagcgtaggacgtccaccaacaagatggacggatgacctggttaaagccgcaggttcacggtggatgcaggccgctgccaaccgaagcaactggaggtctgtgggggaggtctatgtccaacagtggacgtcctacggctgagatgatgatgatgaatatgaatTACTTTTATGCAGAGGTATGTTTTCTGATAATGAACCTTTATTATAGGTACCTTACCTAAAGTACTTAGTTCTTATTGGAAGTGGCAACTTAAAACAACTGCAGAGTTTACTATTATCGTAATAATTCTACGCGATGAGTTTGTCGCTTTAATAGCGGAGTAAGTTGCCAGACCGCGCTAGGTATCTATGTTATGAAATAACCATTCAACTCATTTCGTGAAAGGATATTCAGTCTTTATTCACTCTATGTCGGTTATATTATGAAACAGCAGCCATGGAAGAGTGAAAATGTTCAGCCGCAGGCGAGGTTGACAGATGACTTGATTGACACCACAATTAACTTTGTGCAAAGGATTCGGAGGGTTTTCTTTGTGCGTGAAGCGGTTTCGAGAGTAGTTAACGAGGTATTTGTAGAACCGGTAATGGCGTTTTGTGTACTGAGCACTTCGCGTGAGTTTCTCGTCGCAACAAACATCTTCCCTTGTGTGGGGActgagcgagcacccatgagactgacatgatcacctggatgTTCAAAGTCTCAacaaaaataaggaaaaaaacaAGCGGCTGTAACGGAAGTTATAGTGTCagaattaaataattactagCTGTTTCATGCAACTCCGTTTACACAAATATCCCGCGAGAATTaagtaattttccgggataaaaccaCTCCATGCCCTTCCTAGAATATTCTGAATATTATATATTGTGGAATTTGATTCAGTGGTCTATACGTGAAAGGTAACAGACAACAAggttacttttacatttatagtaTTAAGTATGGATGCATGGATG
Above is a window of Choristoneura fumiferana chromosome 2, NRCan_CFum_1, whole genome shotgun sequence DNA encoding:
- the LOC141441523 gene encoding carboxypeptidase Q-like isoform X2, with product MGFYTPVLLTLFIIITSEAKVVSKENVCSSLLGEDLMKEIASYEIVKNEIVNYVTRGEFKGKTYDELAKFVDNFGARLSGTAILEQSIDYMIQLTRDEDLNDIVTEELEVPHWTRGEEKITMLEPRVKDIALLGLGRSVSTPPEGITANVIVFNDFEELENAEEDEVKGKIVLFDPEFTTYGETVVYRTQSASKSAAKGAVASLVRSITPFSINSPHTGSQNYEDGVNKIPTAAISLEDADLIRRLVDRDINVKLNITMHSTFDTKTSRNTIIDLKGTRFPDKLVIVSGHIDSWDVGQGAMDDGGGLFVSWAAPVILKRLNLRPKRTVRSIFWTAEELGLVGAYDYEKQHRNESDNINFIMESDEGTFAPRGLAVAGSQKARCIIGEILKLFESINASTLVEDDSPGSDIAVIIRNGIPGASLHNANEKYFWFHHTEGDTMNVENPEELDLCAAFWTAVAYIIADISEDIPR
- the LOC141441523 gene encoding carboxypeptidase Q-like isoform X1, whose product is MFISVSKVCLFFALIAQVHSAAKRRKKTYVELHSCDNSGIADEIASYDTVVKDIVDYVTKGPFKGKTYNELAKFVDNFGARLSGTAILEQSIDYMIQLTRDEDLNDIVTEELEVPHWTRGEEKITMLEPRVKDIALLGLGRSVSTPPEGITANVIVFNDFEELENAEEDEVKGKIVLFDPEFTTYGETVVYRTQSASKSAAKGAVASLVRSITPFSINSPHTGSQNYEDGVNKIPTAAISLEDADLIRRLVDRDINVKLNITMHSTFDTKTSRNTIIDLKGTRFPDKLVIVSGHIDSWDVGQGAMDDGGGLFVSWAAPVILKRLNLRPKRTVRSIFWTAEELGLVGAYDYEKQHRNESDNINFIMESDEGTFAPRGLAVAGSQKARCIIGEILKLFESINASTLVEDDSPGSDIAVIIRNGIPGASLHNANEKYFWFHHTEGDTMNVENPEELDLCAAFWTAVAYIIADISEDIPR